From Ammospiza caudacuta isolate bAmmCau1 chromosome 31, bAmmCau1.pri, whole genome shotgun sequence, one genomic window encodes:
- the ATF1 gene encoding cyclic AMP-dependent transcription factor ATF-1, with product MMEEVHKGSSSSSVTSQPSAVQGTTLQAAQLSHIAQQMSLRGSAPLTVVQLPGEQVQVQGVIQTAQSSSVIHSPQVQTVQVSSLSESEDSQDSSDSIGSSQKARGILARRPSYRKILKDLSSEDTRDRKGDEESPGVSTVASMSVPTPIYQTSTGQYIAIAANGLQLAGPGADGVQGLQTLTMANAGASQPGTTILQYAQTSDGQQILVPSNQVVVQTASGDMQTYQIRTTPTTSSLPQTVVMTSPVTLTSQSSKTDDPQLKREIRLMKNREAARECRRKKKEYVKCLENRVAVLENQNKTLIEELKTLKDLYCHKSV from the exons ATGATGGAAGAGGTGCacaagggcagcagcagcagctctgttaCGTCCCAGCCCTCAGCTGTACAAGGTACAACCCTCCAGGCAGCTCAGCTCTCTCATATTGCTCAACAG ATGTCTCTCCGAGGTTCTGCTCCCCTCACAGTGGTTCAGCTTCCTGGAGAGCAGGTCCAGGTGCAGGGAGTCATTCAGACAGCTCAGTCCTCCTCGGTGATCCACTCCCCTCAGGTGCAAACCGTGCAG GTATCTTCCTTGTCTGAGAGTGAGGATTCTCAGGACTCCTCAGACAGCATTGGCTCCTCACAGAAGGCTCGAGGCATCTTGGCTCGTCGTCCATCCTACCG aaaaattttGAAAGATCTTTCTTCTGAAGACACACGGGATAGAAAAGGAGATGAGGAAAGTCCTGGGGTCTCCACTGTCGCCTCCATGTCCGTTCCCACGCCCATCTACCAGACAAGCACTGGACAGTACA TTGCCATCGCAGCCAACGGGCTGCAgctggcggggccgggggcagacggggtgcaggggctgcagacACTGACCATGGCCAACGCCGGCGCCTCCCAGCCCGGCACCACCATCCTGCAGTACGCCCAGACCTCGGATGGGCAGCAGATCCTGGTGCCCAGCAACCAGGTGGTGGTGCAGA CTGCCTCTGGGGACATGCAGACGTACCAGATCCGCACCACGCCCAccacctcctccctgccccagacCGTGGTGATGACGTCCCCTGTCACTctgacatcccagagcagcaagACAGATGACCCACAGCTGAAACGGGAGATCAGGCTGATGAAGAACAG AGAGGCTGCCCGGGAGTGCCGTAGGAAGAAGAAGGAGTATGTGAAATGTTTGGAAAATCGAGTGGCAGTCCTggaaaatcagaacaaaactCTAATTGAAGAGCTAAAAACTTTGAAAGATCTTTACTGTCATAAAAGTGTGTAA